The proteins below are encoded in one region of Streptomyces cyanogenus:
- a CDS encoding GNAT family N-acetyltransferase, with translation MYAISLGDGAELRPLEVWHAAELLANIDRGREFIGRHIGLADVVSDLEGARGWLKSYADKRGADAGSVHGIWLDGKLVGGLLFRVWDTPSGVCEAGCWLEPDAAGRGLVTRGMRVLLDWAFEQRGMHRVEWYASSANEPSINVARRLGMTREGVLRENHPHRGVRASTEIWALLRPEWRAAHARTAHSDH, from the coding sequence ATGTACGCGATATCGCTCGGTGACGGCGCCGAACTGCGGCCCCTGGAGGTCTGGCACGCGGCGGAGCTGCTGGCGAACATCGACAGGGGGCGGGAGTTCATCGGCCGGCACATCGGCCTGGCGGACGTCGTCTCGGATCTGGAGGGCGCCCGCGGCTGGCTGAAGTCGTACGCCGACAAGCGTGGCGCCGACGCCGGCAGCGTGCACGGGATCTGGCTGGACGGCAAGCTCGTCGGCGGGCTGCTGTTCCGCGTCTGGGACACCCCGAGCGGGGTCTGCGAGGCCGGTTGCTGGCTGGAGCCGGACGCGGCCGGACGCGGACTGGTCACGCGCGGGATGCGGGTGCTGCTCGACTGGGCCTTCGAGCAGCGCGGCATGCACCGGGTCGAGTGGTACGCGTCCTCGGCCAACGAGCCGAGCATCAACGTGGCCAGGCGGCTCGGCATGACCCGCGAGGGCGTGCTCCGGGAGAACCACCCGCACCGCGGGGTGCGCGCCAGCACCGAGATCTGGGCCCTGCTGCGGCCCGAGTGGCGCGCGGCACACGCGCGTACCGCGCACAGCGATCATTAA
- a CDS encoding aldo/keto reductase: protein MERRTIGAGGLAVGAVGLGCMPMSWAYSGSRQRGDESLRTVHRALDLGSDLLDTADMYGPFTNELLLGRVLKERRREAFVSTKVGLLVGEQHIVANGRPGYVRRACDASLRRLQTDVIDLYQLHRADPEVPVEETWGAMADLVRAGKVRALGLCAVGARGGRRSGAGLYDATLRQLQRIQQVFPVSAVQAELSVWSPEALRALLPWCEARGVGFLAAMPLGNGFLTGTLTPGEGFEPDDVRARHPRFTAEMMAANQPIVAGLRRIARRHGEDVTPAQVALAWVLAQGRHVIALPGTKREGWAAENAAAAGLRLTAEDLAEVSRLPAAQGSWD, encoded by the coding sequence GTGGAGCGCAGGACGATCGGCGCGGGGGGACTCGCGGTGGGGGCCGTCGGACTCGGATGCATGCCGATGAGCTGGGCTTACAGCGGATCGCGGCAGCGGGGTGACGAGTCGCTCAGAACCGTGCACCGGGCGCTGGACCTGGGCTCCGACCTCCTGGACACCGCGGACATGTACGGCCCGTTCACCAACGAGCTGCTGCTGGGCCGGGTACTGAAGGAGCGGCGCCGGGAGGCCTTCGTGTCCACGAAGGTGGGGCTGCTGGTGGGCGAGCAGCACATCGTGGCCAACGGCCGCCCCGGCTATGTGCGGCGGGCCTGTGACGCCTCGCTGCGGCGGCTGCAGACGGACGTGATCGACCTGTACCAGTTGCACCGCGCGGACCCGGAGGTGCCCGTCGAGGAGACCTGGGGCGCGATGGCGGACCTGGTGCGGGCCGGGAAGGTGCGGGCGCTGGGCCTGTGCGCGGTGGGGGCGCGCGGCGGACGGCGCTCGGGAGCCGGGCTGTACGACGCGACGCTGCGCCAGTTGCAGCGGATCCAGCAGGTGTTCCCGGTGAGCGCGGTGCAGGCCGAGCTGTCGGTGTGGTCGCCGGAGGCGCTCCGGGCGCTGCTGCCGTGGTGCGAGGCGCGCGGGGTGGGCTTCCTGGCCGCGATGCCGCTGGGCAACGGTTTCCTCACCGGCACGCTGACGCCCGGCGAGGGCTTCGAACCGGACGACGTGCGCGCCCGGCATCCCCGGTTCACCGCGGAGATGATGGCGGCCAACCAGCCGATCGTCGCGGGCCTGCGGCGCATCGCCCGCCGGCACGGCGAGGACGTCACCCCGGCCCAGGTGGCGCTGGCCTGGGTGCTGGCGCAGGGCCGTCATGTGATCGCGCTGCCGGGCACCAAGCGGGAGGGCTGGGCGGCGGAGAACGCGGCGGCCGCCGGGCTGCGGCTGACCGCGGAGGACCTGGCGGAGGTGTCCCGGCTGCCGGCGGCCCAGGGGTCGTGGGACTGA
- a CDS encoding PQQ-dependent sugar dehydrogenase has protein sequence MIVQRRAVTAVLAAALMLAAGCSSGGQGRPEWTGRTADGTAPGTSSPRATGSVPPAEGSVRVLRTVAEGLKTPWGLAPLPGGGLLVSSRDEGTISRIDEKTGRKTELGTVSGVSPAGEGGLLGIALSPDYASDHMVYAYFTSASDNRIVRMRYDERKPAGEQLGAPDTVFKGIPKGFIHNGGRIAFGPDGMLYAGTGESGRKGLAQDRKSLGGKILRLTPDGEPAPGNPFPGSPVYSYGHRNVQGLAWDGHRRLFASEFGQDTWDELNAIKPGGNYGWPRAEGRSSDPSFQNPLAQWRTDDASPSGIAYENGVIWMAGLKGKRLWRIPLDGTSASAAPQAFLTSGYGRLRTVVPAGGDRLWLVTSNTDGRGTPGKGDDRVLELRVR, from the coding sequence ATGATCGTGCAACGTCGAGCTGTGACCGCCGTGTTGGCCGCCGCCCTGATGCTGGCGGCCGGCTGCTCCTCCGGCGGGCAGGGACGGCCGGAGTGGACCGGGCGGACTGCGGACGGGACGGCTCCGGGCACCTCCTCCCCGCGGGCCACCGGGTCCGTGCCGCCGGCCGAGGGCTCGGTGCGGGTGCTGCGCACGGTGGCCGAGGGCCTGAAGACGCCGTGGGGACTGGCTCCGCTGCCCGGCGGCGGGCTGCTGGTGTCGTCCCGGGACGAGGGCACGATCAGCCGGATCGACGAGAAGACGGGCCGGAAGACCGAGCTGGGCACGGTCTCCGGGGTCTCGCCGGCCGGCGAGGGCGGCCTGCTGGGCATCGCCCTCTCGCCCGACTACGCCTCGGACCACATGGTCTACGCCTACTTCACCTCGGCCTCGGACAACCGCATCGTGCGCATGCGCTACGACGAGCGCAAGCCGGCCGGTGAGCAACTGGGCGCGCCGGACACGGTGTTCAAGGGCATCCCGAAGGGCTTCATCCACAACGGCGGCCGGATCGCGTTCGGCCCGGACGGCATGCTGTACGCGGGCACCGGCGAGAGCGGGCGGAAGGGGCTGGCGCAGGACAGGAAGTCGCTGGGCGGCAAGATCCTGCGGCTGACGCCGGACGGCGAACCGGCGCCGGGCAACCCGTTCCCCGGCTCGCCGGTGTACTCGTACGGCCACCGCAACGTCCAGGGCCTGGCCTGGGACGGCCACCGGCGGCTGTTCGCCTCGGAGTTCGGCCAGGACACCTGGGACGAGCTGAACGCGATCAAGCCGGGCGGGAACTACGGGTGGCCGCGGGCCGAGGGCAGGTCCTCCGACCCCTCCTTCCAGAACCCGCTGGCCCAGTGGCGCACCGACGACGCCTCCCCCAGCGGCATCGCCTACGAGAACGGCGTGATCTGGATGGCGGGCCTGAAGGGCAAGCGGCTGTGGCGCATCCCGCTGGACGGCACGTCGGCCTCGGCCGCCCCGCAGGCCTTCCTGACATCCGGCTACGGCCGCCTGCGTACGGTCGTCCCGGCGGGCGGCGACAGGCTGTGGCTGGTGACGAGCAACACGGACGGCCGGGGCACACCCGGGAAGGGGGACGACCGGGTGCTGGAGCTGCGGGTGCGCTAG
- a CDS encoding putative bifunctional diguanylate cyclase/phosphodiesterase, whose amino-acid sequence MDERSDAAEPPTATLAHGRAQTRPPQQPPQPPPAQAQRPSQACAPSAPGPSGPGSGADREAPVSAPPSVTTTLDGAVRAPHPHEAPPPRRAAATDCNRLREQLVLALVCAAYAVGAAFDWGTTEVALVMGDFGLSAAAGAAAVSCFLYARNRRVRFRSAWLLFALSSTMAALGNAVWGWYEVVLDRPVPSPSYADLFFLCFAPPAIVGLLVLAKRPATRAGWICLGLDAWLIGGSLLTLSWSLALAQAARIDGSSVAHAALSLAYPLLDIVLVSMVLALHFRRAPGNRTAVNTAIGALALTVMCDALFTSPLLHSSYHSGQLLDAGWFAGSLLLAYAPWAAPRRGSAQEARAADGHTRVVHEHVPGQRSAGHHPPLPPAPGGEHSRYPAGRPLTGSLAALTPYLAAAVCTLGILYNVLNGRRPDHVVLITAGAVVLALVMRQGIMLLDNITLTQELAQKENHFRSLVQGSSDVIMIAAPNGILRYVSPAAAGVYGRPAEELVGTELAALIHPEDLGCVVHEVRRFLAASPLEEPTTRIECRFRSGDGGWLNVESTVNRHHGGLIFNSRDVTERVRLQAQLQHNAEHDPLTDLPNRALFTKRVQQALSGRRATDRGAALRGTAVLFIDLDGFKAVNDTIGHQAGDELLIQAARRLQDAVRQGDTASRLGGDEFAALIVGDGTRDRAARERNIMELADRLRATLSQPYAIDGNDVRVNASIGVAFAEPGLGAGELLRNADLAMYRAKSAGKGRVELYRPQMQQDVVRKAELATRLRAALHDGEFALLHQPVVCLENGRITAVCAQARWRSSQGVLFTPAEFLRVAEDGDKTAELDRWILEEAVAQAAERAATGVAVPVAVRMGARRLLDRSTPLGSVEALLTRHGLPPGALVVELSDTDPRVSLDELERRLTALSRLGVRIALDGFGSGYAAITALRRLPVDILKLDRSLVEGVVESARLHKITSGLLRIAGDLGLQSVAEGVDLPEQVAALRAMGCTHGQGMAFAGPLDEYRLRRALGSGHYPVPHAPAEPAFAGKAAAVYTGGVPAVLGGGSALRSHSETPVPPT is encoded by the coding sequence ATGGACGAACGATCCGACGCGGCGGAGCCGCCGACGGCGACCCTGGCGCACGGCCGCGCGCAGACGCGGCCACCACAGCAGCCACCACAGCCACCACCAGCGCAGGCACAGCGGCCGTCGCAGGCATGCGCACCCAGCGCACCGGGACCGTCGGGACCCGGGAGCGGCGCAGACCGGGAGGCCCCGGTGAGCGCCCCGCCCTCTGTGACGACCACCCTCGACGGAGCGGTGCGCGCACCGCACCCGCACGAGGCGCCGCCGCCCCGCCGGGCGGCCGCCACCGACTGCAACCGGCTGCGGGAGCAGCTCGTCCTCGCCCTGGTCTGCGCGGCCTACGCCGTCGGAGCCGCGTTCGACTGGGGCACGACCGAAGTCGCGCTGGTCATGGGCGACTTCGGCCTGAGCGCCGCGGCCGGCGCCGCCGCCGTCTCCTGCTTCCTGTACGCCCGCAACCGGCGCGTGCGCTTCCGCTCGGCCTGGCTGCTGTTCGCCCTCTCCTCGACCATGGCCGCGCTGGGCAACGCGGTCTGGGGCTGGTACGAGGTGGTGCTGGACCGGCCCGTGCCCAGCCCCAGCTACGCCGACCTGTTCTTCCTGTGCTTCGCGCCGCCCGCCATCGTCGGCCTGCTGGTGCTCGCCAAGCGGCCGGCGACGCGGGCGGGCTGGATCTGCCTGGGCCTGGACGCCTGGCTCATCGGCGGCTCGCTGCTCACCCTGTCGTGGAGCCTCGCGCTCGCCCAGGCGGCCCGGATCGACGGCTCCAGCGTGGCGCACGCCGCGCTGTCCCTGGCGTACCCGCTGCTGGACATCGTGCTGGTCAGCATGGTCCTCGCGCTGCACTTCCGCCGTGCCCCCGGCAACCGCACGGCGGTGAACACCGCGATCGGCGCGCTCGCGCTGACCGTGATGTGCGACGCCCTGTTCACCTCGCCACTGCTGCACAGCAGCTACCACTCCGGGCAGCTGCTGGACGCGGGCTGGTTCGCCGGTTCGCTGCTGCTCGCCTACGCCCCCTGGGCCGCCCCCCGGCGCGGCAGCGCCCAGGAGGCGCGCGCGGCGGACGGCCACACGCGCGTGGTCCACGAGCACGTGCCGGGCCAGCGGAGCGCGGGCCACCACCCGCCGCTCCCGCCCGCGCCCGGCGGCGAGCACAGCCGGTACCCGGCCGGCCGCCCGCTCACCGGCTCCCTCGCCGCCCTCACGCCGTACCTCGCCGCGGCCGTGTGCACCCTGGGCATCCTGTACAACGTCCTCAACGGCCGCAGGCCCGACCACGTGGTGCTGATCACCGCGGGCGCCGTGGTGCTGGCGCTCGTCATGCGGCAGGGCATCATGCTGCTGGACAACATCACCCTCACCCAGGAACTGGCCCAGAAGGAGAACCACTTCCGCTCCCTGGTGCAGGGCTCCAGCGACGTCATCATGATCGCCGCGCCGAACGGCATCCTCCGGTACGTCTCCCCGGCCGCCGCCGGGGTCTACGGCCGGCCCGCCGAGGAACTCGTGGGCACCGAGCTGGCCGCGCTCATCCATCCGGAGGACCTGGGCTGCGTGGTGCACGAGGTGCGCCGCTTCCTCGCCGCCAGCCCGCTGGAGGAGCCCACCACGCGCATCGAGTGCCGCTTCCGCTCCGGCGACGGCGGCTGGCTCAACGTCGAGTCGACCGTCAACCGGCACCACGGCGGTCTGATCTTCAACAGCCGGGACGTGACCGAGAGGGTGCGCCTCCAGGCACAGTTGCAGCACAACGCCGAGCACGACCCGCTGACGGACCTGCCCAACCGCGCGCTGTTCACCAAGCGCGTGCAGCAGGCCCTGTCCGGCCGCCGGGCCACCGACCGGGGCGCCGCCCTGCGCGGTACGGCGGTGCTCTTCATCGACCTGGACGGCTTCAAGGCCGTCAACGACACGATCGGGCACCAGGCAGGCGACGAGCTGCTCATCCAGGCCGCCCGTCGGCTCCAGGACGCCGTCCGGCAGGGCGACACCGCGTCCCGGCTGGGCGGCGACGAGTTCGCGGCCCTGATCGTCGGGGACGGCACCCGGGACCGTGCCGCCCGGGAGCGGAACATCATGGAGCTCGCCGACCGCCTCAGGGCGACCCTCTCCCAGCCGTACGCCATCGACGGCAACGATGTCCGGGTCAACGCCTCCATCGGCGTCGCCTTCGCCGAACCCGGCCTGGGCGCGGGCGAGCTGCTGCGCAACGCCGACCTGGCGATGTACCGCGCGAAGTCGGCCGGAAAGGGCCGGGTCGAGCTGTACAGGCCGCAGATGCAGCAGGACGTCGTCCGCAAGGCCGAACTGGCCACGCGCCTGCGCGCCGCGCTGCACGACGGCGAGTTCGCGCTGCTGCACCAGCCCGTGGTGTGCCTGGAGAACGGCCGGATCACGGCGGTCTGCGCGCAGGCGCGCTGGCGCTCCTCGCAGGGGGTGCTGTTCACGCCCGCCGAGTTCCTGCGGGTGGCCGAGGACGGCGACAAGACCGCCGAGCTGGACCGCTGGATCCTGGAGGAGGCCGTGGCGCAGGCGGCCGAGCGGGCCGCGACCGGGGTCGCCGTGCCGGTGGCGGTGCGGATGGGCGCCCGGCGGCTGCTGGACCGTTCGACGCCGCTGGGCTCGGTGGAGGCGCTGCTGACCCGGCACGGGCTGCCGCCGGGGGCGCTGGTGGTCGAGTTGTCCGACACCGACCCGCGGGTCTCGCTGGACGAGCTGGAGCGGCGGCTGACCGCGCTGAGCCGGCTCGGGGTGCGGATCGCGCTGGACGGCTTCGGCAGCGGTTACGCGGCCATCACGGCGCTCAGGCGGCTGCCCGTGGACATCCTCAAGCTCGACCGCAGTCTGGTCGAGGGCGTGGTCGAGTCCGCGCGGCTGCACAAGATCACCAGTGGTCTGCTGCGGATCGCGGGCGATCTCGGGCTCCAGTCGGTCGCCGAGGGCGTGGATCTGCCCGAGCAGGTGGCGGCGCTGCGCGCGATGGGCTGCACCCATGGACAGGGCATGGCGTTCGCCGGTCCGCTGGACGAGTACCGGCTGCGCCGGGCGCTCGGATCCGGCCACTATCCAGTGCCGCACGCCCCGGCCGAACCGGCGTTCGCGGGGAAGGCGGCGGCGGTGTACACAGGGGGTGTTCCCGCCGTCCTCGGAGGCGGCAGCGCCCTTCGTTCACATTCTGAGACGCCCGTCCCACCCACTTGA
- a CDS encoding 2-hydroxyacid dehydrogenase, protein MTSQVWLPIPPEEIEGLPAGPRYLFWDGGDDGDQPFPGDPAECAVYVVPYMKRLSVRVGPLEHLTNVRVIQTLTAGVDDITERLSVIPPGVRLCNARGVHETSTAELALTLTLAALRGIPEFVRAQQEERWVGGFHPALADKNVLIVGYGPIGAAIEDRLTPFEVARVARIARSQRTTARGLVHPITDVLSLLPEADVVILCTPLTETTRGLVDADFLGRMKDGALLVNVARGAVVDTDALLAELERGRITAALDVTDPEPLPPGHPLWQAPGVLISPHVGGPSSAFLPRAKRLLVDQLTRYVNQEPLRNVILTTGPGAAGDTGR, encoded by the coding sequence ATGACTTCACAGGTGTGGCTTCCCATTCCGCCCGAGGAGATCGAGGGGCTGCCCGCGGGTCCCCGGTACCTGTTCTGGGACGGGGGAGACGACGGTGACCAGCCGTTTCCCGGCGACCCCGCGGAATGCGCCGTGTACGTCGTGCCGTACATGAAGCGGCTGTCGGTGCGGGTGGGACCGCTGGAGCACCTGACGAACGTCCGGGTCATCCAGACGCTCACCGCCGGCGTCGACGACATCACCGAACGGCTGTCGGTGATCCCGCCGGGCGTGCGGCTGTGCAACGCGCGCGGGGTGCACGAGACGAGCACGGCCGAGCTGGCGCTCACGCTGACCCTCGCCGCGTTGCGCGGCATCCCCGAGTTCGTCCGCGCCCAGCAGGAGGAGCGCTGGGTGGGTGGTTTCCACCCGGCCCTCGCCGACAAGAACGTGCTGATCGTGGGTTACGGGCCCATCGGTGCCGCCATCGAGGACCGGCTTACGCCCTTCGAGGTAGCGCGGGTGGCGCGCATCGCGCGCTCCCAGCGCACCACGGCGCGCGGTCTTGTGCACCCGATCACCGATGTGCTCTCACTGCTTCCCGAGGCGGATGTCGTGATCCTCTGCACCCCGCTCACGGAGACCACCAGGGGGCTCGTCGACGCCGACTTCCTCGGCCGGATGAAGGACGGCGCGCTGCTCGTGAACGTCGCGCGCGGAGCCGTCGTGGACACCGATGCGCTCCTCGCCGAGCTGGAGCGGGGGCGGATCACGGCCGCCCTGGACGTCACGGATCCCGAGCCGCTGCCCCCCGGCCACCCCCTGTGGCAGGCGCCAGGAGTGCTGATCAGCCCGCATGTCGGCGGACCGTCGTCGGCCTTCCTGCCCCGCGCCAAGCGGTTGCTCGTGGACCAGCTGACGCGGTACGTGAACCAGGAGCCGCTGCGTAACGTGATCCTTACCACCGGACCCGGAGCGGCGGGAGATACCGGGCGCTGA
- a CDS encoding DUF6191 domain-containing protein has product MFNVFEELFAPGRKHTRDEQKRLELTREDVGDNDPGRGPIDLASGKAVIRRPGPAPAGTEPAGTGPRGTEPAGTEPAGTERVGTEPEE; this is encoded by the coding sequence GTGTTCAACGTGTTCGAGGAACTGTTCGCACCCGGTCGCAAACACACCCGGGACGAGCAGAAACGACTGGAACTGACCCGCGAGGACGTCGGCGACAACGACCCCGGCCGAGGCCCGATAGACCTCGCCTCCGGCAAGGCGGTGATACGCCGGCCGGGACCGGCCCCGGCGGGGACGGAACCTGCCGGGACCGGACCGCGCGGAACGGAACCCGCCGGGACGGAACCTGCCGGGACGGAGCGCGTGGGGACCGAACCGGAGGAATAA
- a CDS encoding helix-turn-helix transcriptional regulator produces MLGPVETRSVSPVFVGRTDELDTLNDALARAAAAEPQALLLGGEAGVGKTRLVEEFAAAASRQDAVAAVGGCVEIGADGLPFTPFSAALRALRDALPEEFAAAAAGQEEELARLLPDLGEAGAGRHDEQGMARLFELTARLLERVAAEHTVVLVLEDLHWADASTRHLLAYLFRTLRAGRLLVLATYRSDDIHRRHPLRPLLAEMDRLRTVRRIELARFTREEACRQIAGILAAEPDPAQVDEIYERSDGNAFFIEELAVAAAEGNRTGLTDSLRDLLLVRVEALPESAQRVARIVAEGGSTVEYRLIAAVARLTEDDLIEALRAAVGANLLTVTRAGDGYRFRHSLVREAVADDLLPGERSRLNRRYAEALEADPALVPADARVMRLASYWYHARDAAKALPAVLAAAVVARRRHAYSEQLGLLERAMELWDSAPQEVRSALRPVDYTEVYPPCGCDPETTPLRYLDLMAEAAVAGRFGGERERALKITKRALRLLEEEPDPLRAAWFWVQRSRLVQALARGDGWQELGTAQDLVRGLPPSEVHAEVLAVAANWSMQRRPGPEALAAAERAVEYARMVDAREIELHARLTLGGLTVESGDPEAGLAQMHQVLRETRAEGMHHVAGRAYVNLPSALQSVGRDREAVPLLREGIEFCRGYGLLDSGAWVWGNLSEALYSLGRWEEAAEAAVHATRVGHSTKPRGAGALRLAHLALSRGDLAEAGRQLTAARAWYGTHDPMPQQLLPLARITLGIAAADGRIADVRATLIPALDAGFPPGTHRYGWPLLLAAATAEADARTLPAARPGRAEILDRLTAAVRTLTTGVPLWHAYGQWTRAELLRAQGRDTTGTWSAVVTAFECLDRPYDLARVRHRLAAALLAEGGDDERDRAVELLRLAAAVAAHLGARPLADAVARLAQRARLTLTRASRQAPADPAAALGLTSRERDVLGLVAAGRTNRQIAEELFISPKTASVHVSNILSKLGVSGRGEAAAVAHRLELFTAGTLAAETPG; encoded by the coding sequence ATGCTCGGGCCCGTGGAGACCAGGTCCGTCAGTCCCGTGTTCGTCGGCCGCACCGACGAGTTGGACACGCTGAACGACGCGCTCGCCCGTGCCGCCGCGGCCGAGCCGCAGGCCCTGCTGCTCGGCGGCGAGGCAGGCGTCGGCAAGACCCGCCTCGTGGAGGAGTTCGCCGCGGCCGCGAGCCGGCAGGACGCCGTCGCCGCCGTCGGCGGCTGTGTGGAGATCGGCGCCGACGGGCTGCCGTTCACCCCCTTCTCCGCCGCGCTGCGCGCCCTGCGCGACGCCCTGCCCGAGGAGTTCGCCGCCGCCGCGGCCGGCCAGGAGGAGGAACTGGCCCGGCTGCTGCCCGACCTCGGCGAGGCGGGCGCCGGCCGCCACGACGAACAGGGCATGGCCCGCCTGTTCGAACTCACCGCCCGGCTGCTGGAGCGGGTCGCCGCCGAACACACCGTCGTGCTCGTCCTGGAGGACCTGCACTGGGCCGACGCCTCCACCCGCCACCTCCTGGCCTACCTCTTCCGCACCCTGCGCGCGGGCCGCCTCCTCGTCCTGGCCACCTACCGCTCCGACGACATCCACCGCCGCCACCCGCTGCGCCCGCTGCTCGCCGAAATGGACCGGCTGCGCACCGTCCGCCGCATCGAACTCGCCCGCTTCACCCGCGAGGAGGCCTGCCGCCAGATCGCGGGCATCCTCGCCGCCGAGCCCGACCCCGCCCAGGTGGACGAGATCTACGAACGCTCCGACGGCAATGCCTTCTTCATCGAGGAACTCGCCGTCGCCGCCGCCGAGGGCAACCGCACCGGCCTCACCGACTCCCTGCGCGACCTGCTCCTGGTCCGGGTCGAGGCGCTGCCCGAGAGCGCCCAGCGGGTCGCCCGGATCGTCGCCGAGGGCGGCTCCACCGTGGAGTACCGGCTGATCGCCGCCGTGGCCCGGCTCACCGAGGACGACCTCATCGAGGCCCTGCGCGCCGCCGTCGGCGCCAACCTCCTCACCGTCACCCGGGCCGGCGACGGCTACCGCTTCCGGCACTCCCTGGTCCGCGAGGCCGTCGCCGACGACCTGCTGCCAGGCGAACGCTCCCGGCTCAACCGCCGCTACGCCGAGGCCCTGGAAGCCGACCCGGCCCTCGTCCCCGCCGACGCGCGCGTGATGCGCCTGGCCAGCTACTGGTACCACGCCCGCGACGCCGCGAAGGCCCTGCCCGCCGTCCTGGCCGCCGCCGTCGTCGCCCGCCGCAGACACGCCTACAGCGAGCAGCTCGGGCTGCTGGAACGGGCGATGGAGCTGTGGGACAGCGCCCCGCAGGAGGTGCGCTCGGCCCTGCGCCCGGTCGACTACACCGAGGTGTACCCGCCGTGCGGCTGCGACCCGGAGACCACTCCGCTGCGCTACCTCGACCTGATGGCCGAGGCGGCCGTCGCGGGCCGCTTCGGCGGCGAACGCGAACGCGCGCTGAAGATCACCAAGCGCGCCCTGCGCCTCCTGGAGGAGGAACCGGATCCCTTGCGCGCCGCCTGGTTCTGGGTGCAGCGCTCCCGGCTCGTCCAGGCCCTGGCCCGCGGTGACGGCTGGCAGGAACTGGGCACCGCGCAGGACCTGGTGCGCGGTCTGCCGCCGTCCGAGGTGCACGCCGAGGTGCTGGCGGTCGCCGCCAACTGGTCCATGCAGCGCCGGCCGGGACCCGAGGCCCTCGCCGCCGCCGAGCGGGCCGTGGAGTACGCGCGGATGGTGGACGCCCGCGAGATCGAACTCCACGCCCGCCTCACGCTGGGCGGACTGACCGTGGAGTCCGGCGACCCGGAGGCCGGTCTCGCGCAGATGCACCAGGTGCTGCGGGAGACCCGCGCGGAGGGCATGCACCATGTCGCGGGCCGCGCCTATGTGAACCTGCCGTCGGCGCTGCAGAGCGTCGGCCGGGACCGGGAGGCGGTCCCGCTGCTGCGCGAGGGCATCGAGTTCTGCCGCGGGTACGGGCTGCTGGACTCCGGCGCCTGGGTGTGGGGCAACCTGTCCGAGGCGCTGTACTCGCTCGGCCGGTGGGAGGAGGCCGCGGAGGCCGCCGTGCACGCCACCCGGGTCGGCCACAGCACCAAGCCCCGCGGCGCCGGCGCCCTGCGCCTGGCCCACCTCGCGCTGTCCCGCGGCGACCTCGCCGAGGCCGGCCGGCAACTCACCGCCGCCCGCGCCTGGTACGGCACACACGACCCGATGCCCCAGCAGCTGCTGCCCCTGGCCCGCATCACCCTCGGGATCGCCGCCGCCGACGGCCGGATCGCCGACGTCCGCGCGACACTGATCCCGGCCCTGGACGCCGGTTTCCCGCCCGGTACCCACCGCTATGGCTGGCCGCTGCTGCTGGCCGCCGCCACCGCCGAGGCCGACGCCCGCACCCTGCCCGCCGCCCGGCCCGGCCGTGCCGAGATCCTCGACCGCCTGACGGCCGCCGTACGGACCCTCACCACCGGCGTCCCGCTCTGGCACGCCTACGGCCAGTGGACCCGGGCCGAACTGCTGCGCGCGCAGGGCCGGGACACCACCGGCACCTGGTCCGCGGTCGTCACCGCCTTCGAGTGCCTGGACCGGCCCTACGACCTCGCCCGGGTCCGCCACCGGCTCGCCGCGGCGCTGCTGGCCGAGGGCGGCGACGACGAGCGCGACCGCGCGGTGGAGCTGCTCCGGCTGGCCGCGGCGGTCGCCGCCCACCTGGGCGCCCGCCCCCTCGCCGACGCCGTCGCCCGGCTCGCCCAGCGCGCCCGCCTCACCCTGACCCGTGCCTCCCGGCAGGCCCCCGCCGACCCGGCCGCGGCGCTCGGCCTCACCAGCCGGGAGCGGGACGTCCTCGGCCTGGTCGCGGCCGGCCGCACCAACCGTCAGATAGCCGAGGAGCTGTTCATCTCCCCGAAGACCGCGAGCGTGCACGTCTCCAACATCCTGAGCAAGCTCGGCGTCTCGGGCCGGGGCGAGGCGGCGGCGGTGGCCCACCGGCTGGAACTGTTCACGGCCGGGACGCTCGCTGCCGAAACGCCGGGCTGA